A portion of the uncultured Draconibacterium sp. genome contains these proteins:
- a CDS encoding rhodanese-like domain-containing protein gives MKKIGVVIVLMMGIVAVLSAQETKVYSGYKELVAAAKQEIDAIEVLGLHEKYVEGLKSRKPDYILIDVRTKDEYQAGHIPGAYLVQRGVLESHIAKETVWEDFKHAMPKKDDTIILYCRSGSRSALATKTLMMLGYKHVYSLDGGWNAWHEEYPKLERF, from the coding sequence ATGAAGAAAATAGGAGTTGTCATCGTGTTGATGATGGGCATTGTTGCTGTGCTTTCGGCGCAGGAAACTAAGGTTTACAGTGGATATAAAGAGTTGGTTGCTGCAGCTAAGCAGGAAATTGATGCGATTGAGGTTTTAGGATTGCATGAAAAGTATGTTGAAGGATTAAAAAGCCGTAAGCCGGATTATATTTTAATCGATGTACGCACAAAAGATGAATACCAGGCCGGTCATATACCGGGAGCATACTTAGTGCAGCGCGGTGTACTTGAGTCGCACATTGCCAAAGAAACAGTTTGGGAAGATTTTAAACATGCAATGCCAAAGAAAGACGATACAATAATCTTGTATTGCCGCAGTGGAAGCCGCTCGGCGCTGGCAACAAAAACGCTGATGATGTTGGGGTACAAACATGTTTATTCGCTTGATGGTGGCTGGAATGCATGGCACGAAGAATATCCAAAACTCGAACGGTTTTAA
- a CDS encoding sulfurtransferase — protein MKINRLFLLGLVLFLASAVSAQDLISANELKKNFKNSDYVIVNAAANQKVFIRGAIDLPHGTLCTDEPVRNMIKSPEAMAAELGNHGVSSDKTIIVYDEGSTKYAGRMYWMLKYLGAPNVKMLDGNITGWKAIRGPIGGATKGKKTTFTANVDASQLATMDEVKKAVGNSAYVIVDARTPEEYAGTAETELERPGHVPGAVNVNYETLADGKGLLKSNDALTSMFESKGITKDKTVVVYCETSVRAGIIYLALKGLGYPNVKVYDGAYLEWQSVDSNKVG, from the coding sequence ATGAAAATTAATAGATTATTTCTCTTAGGATTGGTGTTGTTTCTGGCTTCTGCAGTTTCAGCACAGGATTTGATCTCGGCTAACGAGCTAAAAAAGAATTTTAAAAATTCGGATTATGTTATTGTAAATGCAGCAGCAAATCAGAAAGTATTTATTCGTGGTGCAATCGATCTTCCGCATGGCACACTTTGTACCGATGAGCCGGTTCGTAATATGATTAAATCGCCGGAAGCCATGGCTGCCGAGCTTGGAAATCATGGAGTTTCGTCAGACAAAACTATTATTGTTTATGATGAGGGATCGACTAAATACGCCGGACGCATGTATTGGATGCTGAAATATTTGGGTGCACCAAATGTAAAAATGCTGGACGGAAACATTACCGGATGGAAAGCTATTCGCGGCCCAATTGGCGGTGCAACAAAAGGAAAAAAGACCACATTTACTGCAAATGTTGATGCCAGTCAGTTGGCAACAATGGACGAAGTGAAAAAAGCGGTTGGCAATTCAGCGTATGTAATTGTTGATGCCCGCACACCTGAAGAGTATGCCGGTACAGCAGAAACAGAGCTTGAAAGACCGGGACACGTTCCGGGTGCTGTTAACGTGAATTACGAAACCTTAGCGGATGGTAAAGGATTGTTAAAATCGAATGATGCACTTACCTCGATGTTTGAATCGAAAGGCATTACAAAAGATAAAACAGTTGTTGTATACTGCGAAACCAGTGTTCGTGCCGGAATTATTTACCTGGCATTAAAAGGATTGGGATACCCCAATGTAAAAGTATACGATGGAGCATATTTGGAATGGCAATCTGTCGATTCGAATAAGGTAGGTTAG
- a CDS encoding porin: protein MLRKLLFILIAAAFSGYNAQGQGCAEPTSDEGISLFGYLQAQYDYGFAEGDNTNTFGFNRSRIGVMGNIPYDFSYYVLMETSPFKKDGPKAYLLDAFITYNRYSFAKVSLGSFKSPFGQELGTPCHSLYTINRSKFVNELTAPDRDMGLMILGGSDTTLIQYSVALMNGTGLLEKDADKYKDLVGRVRLQPNDWMHVGGSFRFGKAASQDETVTEPDERTRLGAEFEIEKYGFLVQGEYIWAEDKGSYLVGGGCGSDPELVQGSVKREGLSIMALYNLTYNLQPVIKYENYNSDLSLGNNNMEHITTLGINYFFNEWTRLQVNYEYKAEWYGETSNDMVMVQLQVRF from the coding sequence ATGTTACGCAAATTATTATTTATACTTATAGCAGCTGCCTTTTCGGGTTACAATGCCCAGGGTCAGGGCTGTGCCGAGCCAACATCAGACGAGGGCATATCTCTTTTTGGATACCTGCAGGCGCAATACGATTATGGTTTTGCCGAAGGCGATAATACAAATACTTTTGGATTTAACCGCTCGCGAATTGGTGTAATGGGAAACATCCCTTACGATTTTTCTTACTATGTGCTTATGGAAACCAGTCCGTTTAAAAAAGACGGACCAAAAGCTTATTTGCTCGATGCATTTATTACTTACAACCGATACTCGTTTGCAAAGGTGAGTTTGGGGTCGTTTAAATCGCCTTTCGGGCAGGAACTGGGTACGCCATGTCATTCGTTGTATACCATCAATCGCTCGAAGTTTGTAAACGAACTTACCGCTCCTGATCGCGATATGGGATTGATGATACTTGGTGGGTCGGACACTACTTTAATTCAATATTCTGTTGCTTTGATGAACGGTACGGGGTTATTGGAAAAAGATGCCGACAAATACAAAGATCTTGTTGGTAGAGTGCGCCTTCAGCCTAACGATTGGATGCATGTTGGTGGTAGTTTCCGTTTTGGAAAAGCTGCCAGCCAGGATGAAACCGTAACAGAGCCCGATGAAAGAACACGTTTGGGAGCCGAATTTGAGATTGAGAAATATGGTTTCCTTGTTCAGGGAGAATACATTTGGGCCGAAGACAAGGGGTCGTACCTGGTTGGTGGCGGATGTGGCAGCGATCCGGAATTGGTTCAGGGAAGTGTAAAACGCGAAGGATTATCGATTATGGCACTTTACAACCTCACATACAATTTGCAACCTGTTATTAAATACGAGAATTATAACAGCGATTTAAGTCTGGGAAATAACAATATGGAGCATATTACTACTCTGGGTATTAATTATTTCTTCAACGAATGGACGCGTTTGCAAGTGAATTACGAATATAAAGCTGAATGGTACGGCGAAACATCGAATGATATGGTTATGGTTCAGCTTCAGGTAAGATTCTAA
- a CDS encoding Gfo/Idh/MocA family oxidoreductase, with protein sequence MSDYNFSRRKFLAGAATVGAAGAMGIGTLSSCSGGGSSSSGEYDWMQREYKYPPLLDEVPAGTVLKAGVVGCGGRGTGAALNFLEAGGSTVQVTALADVFKDRLDSCAEKIKTETGQEVPAENCFLGFDAYEKVLDSGVDIVILATPPKFRPQQFEAAVKARKHVFMEKPIAVDPVGIRQVLAAAKMADAAGLKVVTGTQRRHQHKYINVYKELSNNAIGKLTTAEVYWNGGQLWYRNSKPEWSEMEWMIRDWVNWCWLSGDHIVEQHVHNIDVANWFFGKHPIKALGFGSRQRRPTGDQYDNFAVRYELDDGRQILSTCRQINGCTNAVNEVMHGTKGKAFTSQGGTATITDLQGNTLFSDEDHATSPYVQEHKDLITCIRQDIPFNEAEETANSVMVAIMGRVSAYTGKEVTWEEMMNSDMKLGPDTFIMGDIGYMETASVPVPGTLES encoded by the coding sequence ATGAGTGATTACAACTTTTCAAGAAGAAAATTTTTAGCCGGAGCAGCAACAGTAGGTGCAGCAGGGGCTATGGGAATCGGAACCTTGTCATCGTGCTCAGGCGGAGGCTCTTCGTCAAGTGGCGAATACGACTGGATGCAAAGAGAGTACAAATATCCACCTTTGCTTGATGAAGTGCCTGCCGGAACAGTTTTAAAAGCCGGAGTTGTAGGTTGCGGGGGTCGCGGAACCGGTGCAGCGCTTAACTTTTTAGAAGCCGGCGGTTCAACCGTTCAGGTAACTGCACTGGCCGATGTTTTTAAGGACAGACTGGACAGTTGTGCAGAAAAAATTAAAACCGAAACCGGACAGGAAGTTCCTGCCGAAAACTGTTTCCTTGGTTTTGATGCTTATGAAAAAGTGCTCGATTCGGGTGTTGATATCGTAATTCTGGCAACACCTCCAAAATTTCGCCCACAGCAATTCGAAGCGGCTGTAAAAGCACGTAAACACGTATTTATGGAGAAACCTATTGCTGTTGATCCTGTTGGAATTCGCCAGGTTTTGGCCGCAGCAAAAATGGCCGATGCTGCCGGTTTAAAAGTGGTTACCGGTACACAACGCCGCCACCAGCATAAATACATTAATGTATATAAAGAACTCAGCAATAATGCAATTGGTAAACTCACCACTGCCGAGGTTTACTGGAATGGTGGCCAGTTGTGGTACAGAAACAGCAAGCCCGAATGGAGCGAAATGGAATGGATGATTCGCGACTGGGTAAACTGGTGCTGGTTATCGGGCGATCATATTGTTGAGCAACACGTGCACAATATCGACGTTGCCAACTGGTTTTTTGGCAAACATCCGATAAAAGCATTAGGATTTGGATCACGTCAGCGCCGCCCAACCGGTGATCAATACGATAATTTTGCTGTTCGTTATGAGCTGGACGACGGACGCCAGATTTTAAGCACTTGCCGCCAGATTAATGGCTGTACAAATGCAGTAAACGAAGTTATGCACGGTACAAAAGGAAAAGCATTTACTTCGCAGGGAGGCACAGCAACAATTACCGACCTTCAGGGAAATACACTATTCTCAGACGAAGATCATGCAACTAGTCCTTACGTTCAGGAACACAAAGACCTGATCACTTGTATCCGTCAGGATATTCCGTTTAACGAGGCTGAAGAAACTGCCAATTCAGTAATGGTGGCAATTATGGGCCGCGTTTCGGCATATACGGGCAAAGAAGTTACCTGGGAAGAAATGATGAACTCGGACATGAAACTGGGTCCTGACACGTTCATTATGGGAGACATTGGTTATATGGAAACAGCCAGCGTACCTGTACCGGGCACGCTTGAAAGCTAG
- a CDS encoding Crp/Fnr family transcriptional regulator, which produces MNIFTNSCVDCTLKSNAVSVLDSNELCALDEGCSRTRYEKGELIFKEGGPVQHIIYLREGFVKLVKRGAGGKDFIFSISKKGSYLGLQNLNKETKTNFYSAISLTQAEVCFIDRDCFINLLKQNGEFALQVLSTVFSEEMNYFDRLVNNVQQQLPGRIANAISYFAREVYSKNPFVLNLTQTEIASLVGTSRESVSRILKEFQEMGIISIQRNVFTILNETRLEEIKQKG; this is translated from the coding sequence ATGAATATTTTTACGAATTCGTGTGTCGATTGTACCTTGAAGTCAAATGCTGTTTCCGTGTTGGATAGCAATGAGTTATGCGCGCTTGACGAGGGGTGCTCAAGAACCCGGTACGAAAAAGGCGAACTTATTTTTAAGGAAGGTGGCCCCGTGCAACATATAATTTATTTGCGCGAAGGTTTTGTAAAATTGGTAAAAAGAGGAGCCGGCGGAAAAGACTTTATCTTTAGTATATCAAAAAAAGGTTCGTACCTGGGATTGCAAAATCTGAATAAAGAGACAAAAACAAATTTTTACTCGGCAATATCGCTTACCCAGGCCGAAGTTTGTTTTATCGACAGAGATTGTTTTATCAACCTACTAAAACAAAACGGCGAATTTGCTTTACAAGTGCTTTCCACCGTTTTTTCTGAGGAGATGAATTATTTTGATCGTTTGGTAAATAACGTTCAGCAGCAATTACCCGGAAGGATAGCAAATGCAATAAGCTACTTTGCACGCGAGGTTTATAGTAAAAACCCGTTTGTACTAAATTTAACACAAACCGAAATTGCTTCGCTGGTTGGAACTTCGAGAGAAAGTGTGTCGCGAATATTAAAAGAATTTCAGGAAATGGGAATAATCAGTATTCAACGAAATGTATTCACCATTTTAAATGAAACCCGGCTTGAGGAGATTAAACAAAAAGGTTAA
- a CDS encoding MBL fold metallo-hydrolase: MKNIVTLIVMFVFIGFAQAQQFEKDVFATSEGDLEITFIAHGTLMMEFNGKVIHIDPVSWYADYATMPKADLILITHEHGDHLDAKALDAVKKDGTELVLTKTCNKQYAGTKVLSNGESGTFAGIKVDAVPAYNIKHEREPGQPFHPKGVGNGYVLHFGDKKVYVAGDTENIPEMAELKDIDVAFLPMNLPYTMTPEMVADATKMFQPKVLYPYHFGETNTDDLAELLKNQNKTELRIRNLK; encoded by the coding sequence ATGAAGAATATAGTCACACTAATAGTAATGTTTGTATTTATTGGTTTCGCACAGGCACAGCAATTTGAAAAGGATGTTTTTGCTACTTCGGAAGGCGATTTGGAAATAACCTTTATTGCACACGGAACATTGATGATGGAATTTAATGGGAAAGTAATTCATATCGATCCGGTGTCGTGGTATGCCGATTATGCAACAATGCCAAAAGCCGATTTAATTCTGATTACGCACGAGCATGGCGACCATTTGGATGCCAAAGCACTTGATGCTGTGAAAAAGGATGGAACTGAGCTGGTACTCACAAAAACCTGCAACAAACAATACGCCGGAACTAAAGTACTGAGCAATGGCGAATCGGGAACTTTTGCCGGAATAAAGGTTGATGCAGTGCCGGCTTACAATATTAAACACGAGCGCGAGCCGGGTCAGCCTTTCCACCCAAAAGGAGTGGGAAATGGTTATGTGCTACACTTTGGCGATAAAAAAGTGTACGTTGCCGGCGATACTGAAAATATTCCTGAGATGGCGGAGTTAAAAGACATCGACGTAGCTTTTCTTCCAATGAACCTACCTTATACAATGACTCCGGAAATGGTGGCCGATGCTACTAAAATGTTTCAGCCAAAAGTTCTTTATCCGTATCATTTTGGTGAGACAAATACCGATGATCTGGCTGAATTATTAAAAAATCAAAACAAAACTGAATTAAGGATCCGAAACTTAAAATAA
- a CDS encoding Crp/Fnr family transcriptional regulator, whose protein sequence is MPLNKYKKCLGCSCMSAPFKELTNEELIQINRNRVEVNFKRGENIIKQGALAGHIVYIKSGLVKVYREHANDELILSVENRGKLLGLQALYSKNIYPYSVKAYTDTSVCLHDIKSIDNFIHENAKFSASILHHLNDESLFSYNRMACLTLKQLHGRFADLLLCFSLRLFKRKKFTMPISKKDMAAITNMSQESLSRVIKEFVSERIIELKGKEITIIDFDRVRHLSQVG, encoded by the coding sequence ATGCCATTAAACAAATACAAAAAATGCCTTGGCTGCAGTTGCATGTCGGCACCTTTTAAGGAACTTACAAACGAGGAGTTAATTCAGATTAACAGAAACCGCGTGGAAGTAAACTTTAAACGTGGCGAAAACATTATTAAACAAGGTGCACTGGCCGGACATATTGTATATATAAAAAGCGGATTGGTAAAAGTCTATCGCGAACATGCCAACGATGAGCTCATTCTTTCGGTAGAAAACCGGGGAAAATTATTGGGACTTCAGGCTTTGTATTCAAAAAATATATATCCCTATTCGGTAAAAGCATATACCGACACCAGTGTTTGTTTACACGACATAAAATCGATTGACAATTTTATACATGAAAATGCAAAGTTTAGTGCAAGCATTTTACATCACTTAAACGACGAATCGCTTTTCTCGTACAACCGAATGGCTTGTTTAACTTTAAAACAGCTGCACGGACGATTTGCCGATCTGTTACTGTGTTTCAGCCTGCGCTTGTTCAAACGCAAGAAATTTACAATGCCGATAAGTAAAAAAGACATGGCGGCCATTACCAACATGTCGCAGGAAAGCTTATCGAGGGTTATTAAAGAGTTTGTTTCAGAAAGAATTATTGAACTAAAAGGCAAAGAAATTACCATTATCGATTTCGACAGGGTGCGCCACCTTAGCCAGGTTGGTTAA
- a CDS encoding rhodanese-like domain-containing protein, whose product MKKYVFYTLLLAIFASVTFTGCKYEEEECDCSGSEPVAYETLTDYLKSIDMDINHVLSNADGQKFVMAAPEDGDLSSKWIMDIRGAADFASAHIEGANNVAFGDILTAAATADKPILVVCYTGQTACYATSLLRLYGYEDTQALKWGMSGWNSQFDKWTPNCKTLNDANNWTASEATPGSFDAPGWTSTSTNGADILAERVEEVVAAGFKTASAADVLASTGDYYVNNYFSAEHYTGFGHVDGAVRINPLLIDDCSKLDPNGKVVTYCYTGQTSAVITAYLNVLGFDAYSLLFGMNGLSHTNSFWDAGGVTNHWGHDSNPKSLPTVSSN is encoded by the coding sequence ATGAAAAAGTACGTTTTTTACACATTATTACTTGCAATTTTTGCTTCAGTTACATTTACCGGATGTAAATACGAAGAGGAAGAATGCGATTGTTCAGGTTCAGAACCGGTAGCATACGAAACGCTTACCGATTATCTGAAATCAATAGATATGGATATAAACCATGTACTATCTAATGCCGACGGACAGAAGTTTGTTATGGCAGCTCCTGAGGATGGCGATCTGTCGTCGAAATGGATTATGGATATTCGTGGTGCCGCTGATTTCGCTTCTGCACATATCGAGGGTGCTAATAATGTAGCTTTTGGCGATATTCTTACAGCTGCAGCTACCGCCGACAAACCAATTTTAGTAGTATGCTACACCGGCCAAACGGCATGTTATGCAACTTCATTACTTCGCCTTTACGGTTACGAAGATACACAGGCTTTAAAATGGGGGATGAGCGGCTGGAACTCGCAATTTGATAAGTGGACACCCAATTGTAAAACACTTAACGATGCAAACAACTGGACAGCAAGTGAAGCTACGCCAGGTAGTTTTGACGCTCCGGGTTGGACAAGTACTTCAACAAATGGTGCCGATATATTGGCTGAAAGAGTGGAAGAAGTTGTTGCTGCTGGATTTAAAACTGCATCGGCTGCCGATGTTTTGGCAAGCACTGGCGATTACTATGTAAATAATTATTTCTCTGCCGAGCATTACACCGGTTTTGGCCATGTTGATGGAGCAGTGCGTATCAATCCATTATTAATCGACGATTGCAGTAAACTCGATCCGAACGGAAAAGTAGTTACTTATTGCTACACCGGACAAACTTCAGCAGTTATTACCGCTTATTTAAATGTACTTGGTTTTGACGCTTACAGCCTTCTTTTCGGAATGAATGGATTGAGCCATACAAACTCGTTCTGGGATGCCGGTGGCGTAACAAATCATTGGGGACACGATTCAAATCCGAAGAGTCTTCCAACAGTTTCATCAAACTAG
- a CDS encoding phosphoribosyltransferase family protein — protein MNHLEQGISDFLSLFFPELCVTCGKRLISQEKFVCFDCWHDIPATNFHLKPDNKVAQLFWGRVDLAAATAYFSYKKGSKYQQLIHFLKYKGLKELGYETGKKFGYQLLESPGFAEIDVLMPVPLHPKKKKKRGYNQSEWIANGIAEVLKKPVDTKTLHRKVFTSTQTKRNRYERWQNVEQVFGLVDPKSVENKHVLLIDDVVTTGATLEACAIHLLKQPGTKVSIATLAYADI, from the coding sequence ATGAACCATCTCGAACAAGGTATTTCAGATTTTTTAAGCCTGTTTTTTCCTGAGTTATGTGTTACTTGTGGGAAACGTTTAATATCGCAGGAAAAGTTTGTTTGTTTTGATTGTTGGCATGATATTCCTGCAACAAATTTTCATTTAAAGCCCGACAATAAAGTTGCCCAGTTGTTTTGGGGGCGGGTAGATTTGGCTGCAGCAACTGCTTATTTTAGTTACAAAAAAGGGAGCAAATATCAGCAGCTTATTCATTTTTTGAAATATAAAGGATTAAAAGAATTGGGGTACGAAACCGGTAAAAAGTTTGGTTATCAGTTACTGGAATCACCCGGATTTGCCGAAATAGATGTTTTAATGCCTGTACCGTTACACCCTAAAAAGAAGAAAAAACGCGGGTATAATCAAAGTGAATGGATTGCCAACGGAATTGCTGAAGTTTTAAAAAAGCCGGTTGATACAAAAACGCTGCATCGAAAGGTTTTCACATCCACCCAAACAAAACGGAACCGATACGAACGTTGGCAAAATGTTGAACAAGTTTTTGGGTTGGTTGATCCGAAATCGGTTGAGAACAAACATGTTCTGCTTATTGACGATGTGGTAACCACCGGCGCTACGCTTGAAGCCTGTGCCATTCATCTGCTAAAACAGCCCGGCACAAAAGTCAGCATTGCCACGCTGGCTTACGCTGATATTTGA
- a CDS encoding SUMF1/EgtB/PvdO family nonheme iron enzyme, whose protein sequence is MAIFKRFGNYLRKKLLLIIFIGFIIGIAVTISSLKVIEATSTNESCEVCHVHPHVFDSWKLSVHHENRTGMHIGCVECHLPPKGQGFLIEKAKAGARDVYGYLFKDSADFNWEAKSSLEQAQHFVFEESCINCHNNLFPLTLTSEGQQAHLYYTQNEEELRCINCHLHVGHYDPNALHAKNVEFGSTGAEAKENYTSAANVGAHEDFTETIPGTTIAFNMKAIPGGSFKIGSPESEQLRESDEGPQKTVTVSPFFMAEIEVSWDEYLAFYSATAAEGRTTDTEGARIESDVEVDAISGPTPPYGQPDQNWGMGSRPAITMSYHSAETYCKWLSQVTGKTYRLPTEAEWEYAARGGTETPFFFEGQPKDFKEKNFIGKLFGKGSDIINNYVVYEKNSSLKTAKPDVVEANPFGLKNMLGNAAEYCSDWYTEDAYSKLNDGVTDPKGPASGEEHVIRGGTFKSPVGEVRSAARDYTRTEEWMKTDPQMPKSIWWLSDCNSIGFRVVCEFDENTGK, encoded by the coding sequence ATGGCCATATTTAAACGTTTTGGTAACTACCTTCGAAAAAAACTGTTACTGATTATTTTTATCGGATTCATAATTGGTATTGCTGTTACCATTTCTTCGCTTAAAGTCATTGAAGCTACTTCAACAAATGAATCGTGCGAAGTTTGTCACGTACATCCACATGTTTTCGATTCGTGGAAACTCTCTGTTCATCACGAAAACAGAACCGGAATGCATATTGGCTGTGTTGAATGTCACCTCCCGCCAAAAGGACAAGGCTTTTTAATTGAAAAAGCAAAAGCCGGAGCACGCGATGTTTATGGTTACCTGTTTAAAGACAGTGCCGATTTCAACTGGGAAGCCAAGTCGTCGCTTGAGCAGGCGCAACATTTTGTTTTTGAAGAATCGTGTATAAATTGCCATAATAACTTATTTCCGTTAACACTTACTTCCGAAGGCCAGCAGGCGCACCTTTATTATACGCAAAACGAAGAAGAACTTCGCTGTATTAATTGCCACCTGCATGTTGGGCATTACGACCCGAATGCACTGCACGCAAAAAATGTTGAGTTTGGAAGCACCGGCGCCGAGGCAAAAGAAAACTATACTTCGGCAGCAAATGTAGGTGCACACGAAGATTTTACCGAAACGATACCGGGTACTACAATTGCCTTTAATATGAAAGCGATTCCGGGCGGAAGTTTCAAAATTGGAAGTCCAGAGTCGGAACAGTTGCGCGAGAGCGATGAAGGCCCGCAAAAAACGGTTACTGTTAGTCCGTTCTTTATGGCCGAAATAGAAGTAAGCTGGGATGAATACCTGGCATTTTACAGTGCAACCGCCGCCGAAGGACGAACTACTGATACAGAAGGTGCGCGCATTGAGTCCGATGTTGAGGTTGATGCGATCTCTGGTCCAACACCGCCTTACGGACAACCCGATCAAAACTGGGGAATGGGAAGCCGCCCCGCCATTACCATGAGCTACCATTCGGCCGAAACATACTGCAAATGGTTATCGCAGGTTACCGGCAAAACTTACCGCCTGCCTACAGAAGCTGAGTGGGAATATGCAGCCCGCGGAGGCACTGAAACTCCGTTCTTCTTTGAAGGACAACCAAAAGACTTTAAAGAGAAAAACTTTATTGGCAAACTATTCGGAAAAGGAAGCGATATTATTAATAACTATGTTGTTTACGAAAAAAACAGCAGCCTGAAAACTGCCAAGCCCGATGTTGTTGAAGCTAATCCGTTTGGACTGAAAAACATGCTTGGAAATGCAGCAGAATATTGTTCCGACTGGTACACCGAAGATGCCTACTCGAAGTTAAACGATGGAGTTACCGATCCGAAAGGTCCGGCTTCGGGCGAGGAACACGTTATTCGTGGCGGAACTTTTAAAAGCCCTGTTGGCGAAGTTAGAAGTGCTGCGCGCGATTACACCCGTACCGAAGAATGGATGAAAACCGATCCGCAAATGCCAAAGAGTATCTGGTGGTTGTCTGACTGTAATTCGATTGGTTTTAGGGTAGTGTGCGAATTTGATGAAAATACCGGAAAATAA
- a CDS encoding rhodanese-like domain-containing protein, whose product MIKIKPILRFLSLAAFVFLISCSGGQKKAEQAESSVKETTPKVEVNAEAKLLLKTLNEMGDYANSRNFPSLIKPSSVYEELDGNIQIIDVRNEEAFNDGHIKGAVRVDFSEVPDYLSNDIKPFEYDKIVVVCYSGQISSYAASLLRLAGYGNVYAMRWGMSGWNKHFAESAWLANISSDFQDELVTEDFEKAPETDFPKLNTGKTSGDEILQRRIEALFAAGYSDALVKAADVFANPEQYYTINYDRKDKYESGHIPGAVRYKPGGTLGIVSEMQTIPVDEEVVLYCNTGHNSGFATAYLRLFGYDAKTLTFGNNAFMYDKMKEEESSLSWLPFTEAEIHDYPYIQN is encoded by the coding sequence ATGATCAAGATAAAACCGATTTTACGATTTCTTTCGCTGGCAGCTTTTGTCTTTCTGATTTCCTGTTCGGGAGGGCAGAAAAAGGCGGAACAAGCTGAAAGCAGTGTAAAAGAAACCACTCCAAAAGTAGAGGTAAATGCCGAGGCAAAATTACTGCTGAAAACATTGAATGAAATGGGCGATTACGCCAATAGTCGTAATTTCCCGTCATTGATAAAACCGTCGTCGGTATATGAGGAGCTGGATGGAAACATTCAGATTATTGATGTGCGTAACGAAGAAGCGTTTAACGACGGACACATAAAAGGTGCAGTTCGTGTTGATTTTAGCGAAGTGCCAGATTATCTTTCCAACGATATCAAACCGTTCGAATACGATAAAATTGTTGTAGTGTGTTATTCCGGGCAGATTTCGAGTTATGCTGCTTCGTTATTGCGATTGGCAGGTTACGGAAATGTTTATGCCATGCGCTGGGGAATGAGTGGCTGGAACAAACATTTTGCTGAAAGTGCATGGCTCGCAAATATTAGTTCTGATTTTCAGGATGAATTGGTAACAGAGGATTTCGAAAAAGCACCGGAAACAGATTTTCCAAAACTAAACACCGGAAAAACCAGCGGTGACGAGATTCTCCAGCGACGAATAGAGGCGCTTTTTGCAGCCGGATACAGCGATGCCTTGGTGAAAGCTGCCGATGTGTTTGCAAATCCGGAACAATATTATACGATTAACTACGACCGGAAAGACAAGTACGAGTCGGGACATATACCGGGTGCTGTTCGGTACAAACCCGGCGGAACACTTGGAATTGTATCCGAGATGCAAACTATTCCGGTTGATGAGGAGGTAGTATTGTACTGCAATACCGGGCACAATTCGGGATTTGCAACGGCGTATCTGCGGTTGTTTGGTTACGATGCCAAAACGCTGACATTTGGTAACAACGCCTTTATGTACGATAAAATGAAAGAGGAGGAAAGTTCGCTATCGTGGCTACCGTTTACCGAAGCCGAAATTCACGACTACCCTTACATCCAGAATTAA